The genomic stretch TTGCGACATTTGAGATTTGTACTTCCAGAGCGGGTACTTCTGATATCAGCGTGTTTGATATCTCAGGACGAAGAGTCGCCAGCATCAGCTCAAGTGAAGTATCCAGTGGAACACATGTATACAACTGGATGGTTCCATCCGGAATAGGCAACGGCATATACTTTGTTCGTGCCAGTGTTGATGGCAGGACAGTGTCATCAAGAATGACAATTATCAGGTAGACGACATCAGGGACGTAGTCAACTTCGTCAACTTACACGCGAAGCCTCTGCTCAGCGTAAAAATGATGATTAGGTATTGAAGTTTATATATTATACGGTGCATTAAATATATTTATAAGTTGAAGAAATGCGGCACGGTCACCAAGAATACCAAGATGGAAAAGAATCTATCACTTGGAGAAAGGCGTAGTCACCTGAGCGAATAACTGCGCAATTGAATACCTTGCGATCATAGAGCCGATTTCAACATCATGACATAGATGTCATAAAAGGGAAATGCCTCTACGAAAGAACCATTGATGACCTGGCAAGGGATGTGGAACCCTTCGTTCCCGGAAGGAACGACCTCCTGAGGGTGAAGCTATTTCCGGAGATACTTCGAAGCTGGGCAGGCACTGAATAGGGAAGTCGGAAGCCGCAGTTCCCCTTCTTGACTGTTCAATACTTGATTGTTATTACCTTTTGGGAAGAATGAAGACGATCAATCAGTTTCCGATGTTACTGAAAAGATCCGAAAGGGGCAGCAGTGAGCAATTCTCTTGAATACCTTCTGATGGAGTTTGGTCTTTCCGGACTTGAAGCTGAAGCATACCTTGCTGTTCTTTCAGAACCTGACAGTACAGGCTACAGGATCTCGCAGGTACTTGGCAAACCTGCCCCCAACACATACAAAGCACTTGATTCTCTTGTAAACAAGGGTGTGGTCCTTGCTGACGAGGGGAGCAGAAGCAGAACATTTACCGCAGTTCCGATAAGAGAGCAGATAATCAAGAGAAGCCACCGGCTGCAGGAGCTTGCTGATGAGATTGAGAAGGGGCTTGAGAAGATTCACAAACCCCGGTCGGAAGAAGGCGTATATAAGCTTACTTCTGTACATCAGGTCATAGCGAAGGCAGAAGAAATGATAGAGAATACCGGTGAAACAATTGTTGCCGATGCGGACAACCTGCCGATGCAGCAGTTGTCTGAACATTTCCGAAAAGCTGCTGAACGCGGTGTAAGGATTCTGCTTCACGGTAGAGAGAAAATGAACATACCGGGCTGTGAGTTCATAAGCAGTGTTACAGAGGGCTGGCAGGGTGATATGCTGGTTCTTATAACTGACAGCAGGGAATATCTGGTAGCGTTCATGACAGGAGATATGAGATCACTGATTGATGGTGTCTGGAGCAGAAACTTCATTTCCCCCTGTCTGCACAGAAGCTACATGATCAAAGCTCTGTTCTACCGGGTCAGTATGATGATAGGGGAAAAGAAATACTCGCTGGACGATATCAGAGCTGAACTCCTCCGATTATGGGACCGATGGGGTTACATAGGCCCCGGCAAGGAAGCCCTGGCAGAGGCTCTAAGAAAACAGGATAACTGATTTGCCCCGTACTTCAAATCACTGAATAATCACTGAATTCGACTTCTGACAATCTCAATATGCTTACGAAATCTTGACAAAAATAATATACTTTGCTATATACAAATAATAAATGCAATATGCATGATGATAATAATATATGTCATGCACCAGAATATGATGTTATGAAAGGAGATATCATGAAAACCTTATGGATTTCATTACTTGCTGTACTGTTCAGCGGGTCTATTTTTTCCGAATTATCCGCAGCCTGGCTGGAGCATATGATCTCGGATTCATTTTCGGGGGCGATATCGATAAAACTTGTTGATATTGATGAAGACGGAGATACGGACATAATCGGAGCCGCCTGGAACTCCGGTATCGCATGGTGGGAGAACAGCAATGACACGTTCGTGATGCATACCGTTGATAGCGGATTTTCCGGTGCCATATTCGTGGAATCTGATGATATAGACAGTGATGGTGATATTGATATCGTTGCATCATCCAACGGGTCCGATACCATAAAATGGTGGGAGAACAACGGAGAAGAGGATTTCACCGGACATCTGGTTTCAAGCAGTTTTATGGGTATCCACTCTGTATATCCGGCTTGCATGAACGGGGACAATGACGTTGATCTCGTTGCTGTAGCTTTTGATGATGATCTGGTATGCTGGTTTGAGAACGATGGGTCGGAGAATTTTACCGAAAGAGTGATCTCGGATAATGTAGACGGTCCCTGGACAGCCTATCCCGGTGATATCGATGGTGACGGTGATCAGGATGTTGCGGTAGCTTCGAGACTTGCTGATGAGATAAGATGGTGGGAGAATGATGGAAACTGCGGTTTCACGGGGCACCTTGTAGATGGAAGCTTCGATGGCGCGCACATTGTTATCATCGGGGATCTGGACAGTGACGATGATGAAGATATCGCAGCAACGGCAAGGACCGGGGATATGATAGCCTGGTACGAGAATGATGGACAGCAGAACTTCACCAGACACATAATCGCGGAGAATTATGACTGGCCAACATTTATCAGCCCTGCTGATCTGGATAATGACGGAGATCTGGATATCGCCTGCGCTGCATACAATGATGATGACGTCTCATGGCTCGAGAATAACGGAAGCATGTCTTTCACAATGCAGCACATCAGAACTGATTACGATGGAGCGATACCAATTGCCACTGGTGATATGAACCTGGATGGCAGGATAGACATAGTAGCCTGCGCATACAATCTCAACGCTGTAACATGGTGGGAGAATACCGATTCCACATCAATAGGTGAAGGAGAAACAGCAGGATACTTCACATCATTCGTAATTACTCCCAATCCTTCAAAGGGATCCTTTATCATAGAGTATTCGACAAATGAGAACTTAGTTGTTACTGCGGATATCTACGATGTATCGGGCAGACTTGCACGGAGTTTTACGGAGGACGAGTACGCGGGTGTTCACAGCATTCCCGTTTCAGAGCTGTCTGTTGGCGTATACTTGATTCGACTTACTGATGGTGATCTCATATCGTGCAGGAGAGTTACTGTCGTAAGGTAGAAATAGGGATTAGAGCTTCCAGTATTCACTCATTGTTCTGACATTCCGGGAATGCCTTACATAGCGTCACTGAAGCTCAGGAACCAGTGTCCACTAAGGTTCCCCATGGTGGAGGCTTTTAAAGTTCTTGTAGTTACTGAATAACAACGAATCTCTGAGATGTGGAATAATCTCCAGATACTATCCTGCAGAAATAAATGCCTGGAGTTAATTCAGCTAGCTGCACTTGGTATACACCCTGAGAAAACTCTCCTTGAATCGGGGATAATATCAGACGTCCGGTGAGATCGAAGATTGATAGTTCAACATCATTATTCTCAGCTAAGGTCAATGTGACGATAGGTGGATGTGAAGTCGGATTGGGATAAATTCCTAACATGATAGGTAGTCCATGTTGATCTGGAAGAGAGTATTCACCAATGCCCGTGCCAGTCTCACTCCAGTATATAGCTCCAGGACCACCATAGACTCCCATGTCATTTCTAAGGTCACCAAGAGCTGGCCAAAGCGCAAAACCAGGATTTCCAGGATCTTCTGGATCATTATAAACCGGATCTGGATTACCTCCATCGATGCAATTGGACGACGGAGTCAGGTGGTAAGGGCTCAATCCACCGGAGAAAAACAAGGGATCTTCATCAATATTGCCAGTTCCGGGCCATCCATTTTCGACATTACTGTATTCCACTGAGATCTGATCGTATGGATCAAATATGATGTCATCCCAAACGATACTGCAGGATATATTGCATGAAGTTGAGTCGAGGATCGCAATGGAACGCATATGCAAGGCATCGGGGAATATGTAATTGTGGTTGAATGTACAGTTGGTAACATCAACATCAGAGTATGTTTCTACGCATAGCGCGTTGCCCTTGCAAGTGAAAAAGCTATTTGAAGTGAAACCGTTGTTGTAAAAGAGATTGTTTTCAATCACTACTTTGCCTTTAACATAAACGCATAATCCATAGAAATAGACACCATAGGTTACCGCAGTGTTATTGTAGAAGGTGTTGTTGCGCATTTCGACGCACGCGAGTGATCCAGAGTTATCGACATATACACATAAACCCCGGCAAATGCTGTAATCCCCACCACCATAGTAGGAATCCCACCCAATGCGGTTTTTCAAGAAAGTGTTCCCTTCCAATAATGCGCTTGAGTTAGTAATTTTGATAACTCCACCGTTTTTTGCATCTTCGTACATTACACCGCTGTATAACCATAGATGATCAAGGAATACATTCCCAATTATTGAAGGACTAGCACCTTCAACCACTAGCGCGTATTGCTCGTAACCCACTGGAGCTGAGACTTCGAAGCCTTTGAGTACAGCTCCTCTACCCTCGCTGGTTAAGAAATCAATCCATGTCATTATTCTCGTAGAATCCGGACCGTCTGTGCTCTCCACATGGACATTTTTTCCCAGGTAATTGAAACCCAGGTAATCACCAGGAAGAACAAGTATTGAATCACCATCGACAGATGCATCAATGGCTTCCTGAATCGTAGTATAATCCGAGGGCACAATGTAGGTAGTTGCAGTAAGTGCTGTTAGGAAAATATACAATATATTATACATACAAAACCTCCAAAAAATAATAGATTATTAGTGCAACTTCGTCAATTGGTTGTCTGAAAATGAGGATACCGAGTGTAAAGAGAAGACCCGGATTATTCTTTACTCTGTATATCGTGGTACGGAATTTTGAAGCGTCAGATATTCCCTGCAGGATTGTCCTTGACCTGATATGTAAACATATGTTTACATAATATCTCACCAGAGTTACTACTGCAACGGCGCATAAGACACTCGAATACTGCGTTATGCTCAATCGACCTTCCTTGAAGTATGAATAAATACATCTTCGTTGATCTCATTCGTATGCCTTGTATGAGAGCGCTTCTACACCATTTCGTTACGCAACCTGGTGAAATATGCGGAATAACCTGACATCCTCATTCAGAAAAGTGATAAAATTTGGTGAAATACTTGACATTCTGTCTTTCTCTAGTATTAACTTGATAGTATTATCAAGAAAGGATATCATCAAATGTTCAAGAATATCATTGTAATGTCAATGTGTTTTACGAATAACCAATTAATGGTAAATAGTGACCAAAGGGCGTCATATTTTGATCTGGATGGAAACTTTATTAAGGAAGAAAAAATAACCAAAAAAGGAGAAATAAAATGAATAAAAGTTATAACTTACCAGTGTATCTAAGAATTATTATGATTTCTTTGGTTCTTGTGATTTCTTTCCTAAGTATTCTGTTGGGATTCCCAATTGCAAAATTAATGGGTATTGACCCATCAGATTTTATGGGTTCGAATTTTCAACCAACTGTAAAAACTTTAACTGTTATTGTTGCATTTGCAGCTACACAGTTTCTACTTATATGGATGGTTATACGATTAATTCATAAAAAACCTTTAAAAGGATTAGGATTTAAAGGTCCGATTCTTTTTCCTTTGTTGATTGGTACAGGAATTGGAATTCTATGGCAGGCTTTTGGATATTTACTGATCCATGTTACAGGAGGTGCAATTAGTATTGCCTTAAGCATTCCAAAAGAAGTTTCAG from Candidatus Aegiribacteria sp. encodes the following:
- a CDS encoding T9SS type A sorting domain-containing protein, with amino-acid sequence ATFEICTSRAGTSDISVFDISGRRVASISSSEVSSGTHVYNWMVPSGIGNGIYFVRASVDGRTVSSRMTIIR
- a CDS encoding T9SS type A sorting domain-containing protein, which translates into the protein MKTLWISLLAVLFSGSIFSELSAAWLEHMISDSFSGAISIKLVDIDEDGDTDIIGAAWNSGIAWWENSNDTFVMHTVDSGFSGAIFVESDDIDSDGDIDIVASSNGSDTIKWWENNGEEDFTGHLVSSSFMGIHSVYPACMNGDNDVDLVAVAFDDDLVCWFENDGSENFTERVISDNVDGPWTAYPGDIDGDGDQDVAVASRLADEIRWWENDGNCGFTGHLVDGSFDGAHIVIIGDLDSDDDEDIAATARTGDMIAWYENDGQQNFTRHIIAENYDWPTFISPADLDNDGDLDIACAAYNDDDVSWLENNGSMSFTMQHIRTDYDGAIPIATGDMNLDGRIDIVACAYNLNAVTWWENTDSTSIGEGETAGYFTSFVITPNPSKGSFIIEYSTNENLVVTADIYDVSGRLARSFTEDEYAGVHSIPVSELSVGVYLIRLTDGDLISCRRVTVVR
- a CDS encoding T9SS type A sorting domain-containing protein, with product MYNILYIFLTALTATTYIVPSDYTTIQEAIDASVDGDSILVLPGDYLGFNYLGKNVHVESTDGPDSTRIMTWIDFLTSEGRGAVLKGFEVSAPVGYEQYALVVEGASPSIIGNVFLDHLWLYSGVMYEDAKNGGVIKITNSSALLEGNTFLKNRIGWDSYYGGGDYSICRGLCVYVDNSGSLACVEMRNNTFYNNTAVTYGVYFYGLCVYVKGKVVIENNLFYNNGFTSNSFFTCKGNALCVETYSDVDVTNCTFNHNYIFPDALHMRSIAILDSTSCNISCSIVWDDIIFDPYDQISVEYSNVENGWPGTGNIDEDPLFFSGGLSPYHLTPSSNCIDGGNPDPVYNDPEDPGNPGFALWPALGDLRNDMGVYGGPGAIYWSETGTGIGEYSLPDQHGLPIMLGIYPNPTSHPPIVTLTLAENNDVELSIFDLTGRLILSPIQGEFSQGVYQVQLAELTPGIYFCRIVSGDYSTSQRFVVIQ